The following coding sequences are from one Cercospora beticola chromosome 4, complete sequence window:
- a CDS encoding uncharacterized protein (antiSMASH:Cluster_11), whose product MATLHYLPPVKPSAIALGTVFNHVASLAILGPVFGETYRKAQAANSSEEFFKSKEAASAGAAWGTSLVGSAIQSYGVGALINATGTLSYKGAAYLGGLIFFASSAPSFIAQIATEKRPLDTVAVGALARVFETVGLSLFLTYWGTRTNPLDSRLQ is encoded by the exons ATGGCCACTCTGCACT ACCTCCCACCAGTCAAGCCATCGGCTATCGCCCTCGGCACCGTCTTCAACCACGTCGCATCGCTCGCCATCCTCGGCCCAGTCTTCGGCGAGACCTACCGCAAGGCACAAGCCGCCAACAGCTCTGAGGAGTTCTTCAAGTCAAAGGAGGCCGCATCTGCTGGCGCCGCCTGGGGAACTTCGCTCGTCGGCTCTGCCATCCAGTCATATGGTGTTGGTGCTCTCATCAACGCTACCGGTACTCTGTCCTACAAGGGAGCTGCTTACCTCGGCGGTCtgatcttcttcgcttcgtcTGCCCCATCG TTCATCGCACAAATCGCCACTGAGAAGCGCCCACTCGACACCGTCGCCGTTGGAGCTCTCGCCCGCGTCTTCGAGACTGTCGGTCTCTCGCTCTTCCTCACCTACTGGGGAACCCGCACCAACCCATTGGACTCTCGCCTCCAGTAG